CTGCCCGCGCCGATTTCTACACCAGGGCAGCCGAAATTGCTGCCGATCGGCAGCCCAGCTGGAGAAAACGGCGCCGCGGAGGCCAGACCAACCCCGGTGAACTTTCAGTAACCACACCGCAACACGAAACACGGCTGAAACACGCGCGCCGCGTGGCTGAAACGCGCGCCCGACATTCTCGCCAAATGCACGAAATCGATCCGGCCGCCACTGCCTGGCTGCTGGCCAGCACCGCGCTGGTCCTGCTGATGACGCCCGGCCTGGCCATCTTCTACGGCGGCATGGTCCGTACCACCGGCGTGCTCAACATGATCATGATGAGCTTCATCTCGATTCCGCTGGTCACGGTCGCCTGGCTGCTGGTCGGCTACACCCTGGCGTTCTCCGATGACGCCGGCGGCGGATTGATCGGGGGCCTGCAGCACATCGGCATGCTCGGCATCACGCCGAGCACCGCCCACGGCTCGGTCCCCGAACTGCTGTTCGCGACCTTCCAGCTGACCTTCGCCATCATCACTGCCGCCCTGGTCAGCGGGGCCATCGCGGACCGGGCCAAGTTCGCCGCGTGGATGCTGTTCGTCCCGGTGTGGGCCGTGGCCGTGTACGCCGTCGTCGCGCACTGGGTCTGGGGTCCGGGCGGCTGGCTCGCGGGTCTCGGCGTCCTGGACTACGCCGGCGGCCTCGTCGTCGAGATCGTCTCCGGGTCCTCTGCCCTGGCGCTGGCCCTGGTGCTCGGCCCTCGCATCGGCTTCAAGCAGGACGCGATGCGTCCGCACAACCTGCCCTTCGTGCTGCTCGGCGTCGGCCTGCTGTGGTTCGGCTGGTTCGGGTTCAACGCAGGCTCGGCGCTGGCCGCCAACGGCACTGCCGCCGCGATCTTCCTCAACACCCTGGTCGCCGGCTGCCTGGGCATGCTCGGGTGGCTCACGGTCGAGCAGGTCCGCGACGGGAAGCCCACGACCTTCGGTGCCGCCTCCGGTGTGGTGGCCGGCTTGGTCGCGATCACCCCGTCGTGCGGCACCGTCAACACCCTCGGCGCGGTCGTGGTGGGCCTGGCCGCCGGCGTGGTGTGTTCCTTTGCAATCGGCCTGAAATTCCGGTTCGGCTATGACGACTCTCTGGACGTCGTGGGCGTGCACTTCGTCGGCGGTGTGGTCGGCGTGCTGCTGATCGGATTCCTGGCCACCGAGGTGATGACCCAGGGTCCGCAGGGCCTTTTCTACGGCGGCGGGCTGGCGCAGCTGGGCAAGCAGCTGCTGGCTGCCGTCGTCGTCGCCGCCTACGCCTTCACCATGTCCTATGCACTGGCCAAGGGGATCGACAGGTTCATCGGATTCCGCCTCAGCCCCGAAGACGAGACCACCGGCGTCGACTTCACCCAGCACGCCGAGTCCGCTTACGCCGAGGGCGTCCACGGCCATCTTCCTCAGCGTCGGCCCGGATTATTCGGCGGCACGCTAGGGCAGTTGGGCCAGTTCGGGGACCGTGAAACGCGCCCGAATCCGGCGGAAGAAGACAGCGCGGGATGAACCGGGCGGCGCCGTTTGTCGTAATGCCGAGTAGGGTCTAACTAACCGGCGCCGGCACGCACCATGCCGTCGCGGTCCGACCGGGATCTCAGCGCTGCAGCTAATGCGCAGGGGTGTAACGATCGAGCACGTTGCACCGATGAAGGTTCTAGTTGTCGGCTCGTGCGGCATGTGTGCGCAATGGCGACAAACGCAGTGTAGCAAACACATTGGAGGGCTTGGTGGACATCGTATTGGGTGTGGCGATGGCACCTACGACAGTCCGCATGGTGCTGGTCGAGGGGGAGAAAGCCGACGGCGTCACCGTCGATCACGACGTCTTCGACGTCACCTCCGTCGAGGGCTCGGCAACCACCAGTGCGGCCGATCAGGTCGTCGCCGCCATTCTGGGAACACAAGAGAGCGCCACCACCGGCGGCCACCACCTCAAGGCCATCGGTGTCACGTGGACCGACCACTCGGACGCATCCGCTCTGCGTGACGCGCTCACAGCACACGGCATCGACGACGTCATGCTGGTCTCGGAAGGGCACGCCGCCGCGGCGTTGGCTCAGGCAGTGGGGCGAGCGGTCGGCTACGACACCACGGCGCTGCTGTTCATCGACCGTGACGCCGCGACGCTGTCGGTGGTCAAGACCGACGACGGCTCGGTGGTCAAGGTGCTGGCCCAGTCTCTGCACAGCACCGACGCCATGGCCGTGCTCTCCGACATGGCCGCCGCGGTCGAGGCGTCCGATTCCGCCCCGCAGGGCATGTTCGTCTTAGGCTCCGGGGTCGACGTGGCCTCGGTGAAGGCGCATCTGGAAAACCTGGTCTCGCTCCCGGTGAGCGCCCCGGACGAGCCGGAGATGGCCCTGGCTCGCGGCGCCGCGCTGGCGTCGGCCAATGCGCCCGCGTTCGAGGCGACCACGGTCGGCTTGGCCTATTCGCAGGACCCCGACGGGACCACGGCCGGTAGTGCCTACGGGCTGGCCGGTTTGGCCACAGAGATGGCCCCGGTCGGTGTCGAGCCGCTCGACGGTGTGGACCTCGTCGGTGACGACATGCCGTTGGATGAGGAGCGCAAACCGTTCCTGCTCGTCGGTTCCGCGTTGACGTCGGTGTTCGTGGTTGGCGTTGTGGCCCTGGTTATTTCGCTCGCGGTGAGTATCCGGCCAACGGTTGATCAACGTCCCGCTCCCGCGCAGGGCGCAGTGGCGCCCAGCGCGCCGGCCAAACTCCCGGCACCCGCCCCGCCGCCGCAAGCGGCGGTCCCGCCACCACCGGCACCACCGCCGGAGACCATCAAGGCTCCGATCCCGGTGGTCCAGGAGGCTCCGGCCCCCGCGCCGCAAGCACCACCCCGCACGGTCTACGTAGAGGCTCCCGCGGCGGCCCCGCCGCCTGCCCCCGAGGCTCCGGCCCCCGCTCCGGCACCCGAGGCGCCGGCGCCTGCCCCCGTCCCGGTGGCTCCGCCGCCACCGGCGCCGATCTACAACCAGCCGGCGCCGTACATCCCGCCGCTGGTGGTGCTGCCGCCTGCGCCGCGGCTGCCGAACATCTTCCGTCCCCCGTGGGACCCGCCGCAGCGTCAGCGGCCGTGGGATCCGCCGTCGCGTCACGAACCCGAGACGCCGCAGTGGCCGGGCTCAGGCTCGGATGACTGGAACCCGGGTCGGGGCGCCGGCGATTGGAATCCCGGTCGCGGATCTGGCGACTGGAACCCGGGTCGCTCCAGCGGCTCGGGCGACTGGAACCCCGGTGGCTCGGGCTCAGGCGACTGGAACCCCGGTCGTTCCGGTGGTTCTCGCAGTGGCGGTGACGGCGGGGGCCTGTGGCCCTTCCCGTCATTCGGCGGCCACTAGCCCCGGCAGTACATCGAGATCAACGCCACGGTCGTTCGCAGTGCGCGAACACGACCGTGGCGTTGTTTTCGCGGGTCTAGCCCCCCGCCTCCAACCGTTACCTGACGTTGGCCTGCCGCTCAGTGTCACTTAGCGGCTAGCTCATACTGGCGGCCTATCCAGGCAGTATGCGATGCACCGTATTCGGTACCGGCTATCTGGGCGCGACACATGCCGCGGGGATGGCCGAACTCGGCCACGAGGTGATCGGGGTCGACATCGACCCGGGCAAG
The window above is part of the Mycolicibacterium fortuitum subsp. fortuitum genome. Proteins encoded here:
- a CDS encoding ammonium transporter — its product is MHEIDPAATAWLLASTALVLLMTPGLAIFYGGMVRTTGVLNMIMMSFISIPLVTVAWLLVGYTLAFSDDAGGGLIGGLQHIGMLGITPSTAHGSVPELLFATFQLTFAIITAALVSGAIADRAKFAAWMLFVPVWAVAVYAVVAHWVWGPGGWLAGLGVLDYAGGLVVEIVSGSSALALALVLGPRIGFKQDAMRPHNLPFVLLGVGLLWFGWFGFNAGSALAANGTAAAIFLNTLVAGCLGMLGWLTVEQVRDGKPTTFGAASGVVAGLVAITPSCGTVNTLGAVVVGLAAGVVCSFAIGLKFRFGYDDSLDVVGVHFVGGVVGVLLIGFLATEVMTQGPQGLFYGGGLAQLGKQLLAAVVVAAYAFTMSYALAKGIDRFIGFRLSPEDETTGVDFTQHAESAYAEGVHGHLPQRRPGLFGGTLGQLGQFGDRETRPNPAEEDSAG
- a CDS encoding DUF7159 family protein codes for the protein MDIVLGVAMAPTTVRMVLVEGEKADGVTVDHDVFDVTSVEGSATTSAADQVVAAILGTQESATTGGHHLKAIGVTWTDHSDASALRDALTAHGIDDVMLVSEGHAAAALAQAVGRAVGYDTTALLFIDRDAATLSVVKTDDGSVVKVLAQSLHSTDAMAVLSDMAAAVEASDSAPQGMFVLGSGVDVASVKAHLENLVSLPVSAPDEPEMALARGAALASANAPAFEATTVGLAYSQDPDGTTAGSAYGLAGLATEMAPVGVEPLDGVDLVGDDMPLDEERKPFLLVGSALTSVFVVGVVALVISLAVSIRPTVDQRPAPAQGAVAPSAPAKLPAPAPPPQAAVPPPPAPPPETIKAPIPVVQEAPAPAPQAPPRTVYVEAPAAAPPPAPEAPAPAPAPEAPAPAPVPVAPPPPAPIYNQPAPYIPPLVVLPPAPRLPNIFRPPWDPPQRQRPWDPPSRHEPETPQWPGSGSDDWNPGRGAGDWNPGRGSGDWNPGRSSGSGDWNPGGSGSGDWNPGRSGGSRSGGDGGGLWPFPSFGGH